In Zingiber officinale cultivar Zhangliang chromosome 1A, Zo_v1.1, whole genome shotgun sequence, a genomic segment contains:
- the LOC122033866 gene encoding COBRA-like protein 1 — protein sequence MERELSFSMSSVAGSIAKFASLALPFLFFLLFSSLIPSAEAYDALDPNGNITIKWDVMQWTPDGYVAVVTMFNYQQYRHIQAPGWTLGWTWQKKEVIWSMVGAQTTDQGDCSRFKGGNLPHCCRKDPIIVDLLPGTPYNQQIANCCKGGVINSWVQDPANAASSFQVSVGSSGTTNKTVRVPKNFTLKAPGPGYTCGIGKIVKPTKFVTQDGRRTTQALMTWNVTCTYSQFLAQKTPTCCVSLSSFYNDTIVNCPTCTCGCQNNATQPGSCVDPDSPYLASAVNAVDKNSYTPLVQCTSHMCPIRVHWHVKLNYKDYWRVKIAITNFNYRMNYTQWNLVIQHPNFDNITTIFSYNYKSLTPYGGINDTAMLWGVKFYNDFLMQAGPYGNVQSELLFRKDPTTFTFHQGWAFPRRIYFNGDNCVMPSPDSYPWLPNTATQLKSTLLISLFAALTWLLINA from the exons ATGGAGAGGGAGTTGAGCTTTTCCATGTCTAGTGTCGCCGGATCCATCGCAAAGTTCGCGTCATTGGCCCTTCCCTTCCTGTTCTTCCTGCTCTTTTCCTCTCTGATCCCTTCCGCAG AAGCTTATGATGCACTGGACCCAAATGGAAATATAACAATCAAATGGGACGTTATGCAGTGGACTCCTGATGGTTATGTT GCTGTTGTGACAATGTTCAATTACCAGCAATATCGTCACATCCAAGCACCTGGATGGACCCTTGGGTGGACCTGGCAAAAGAAGGAAGTCATTTGGTCTATGGTAGGAGCACAGACCACTGACCAGGGTGATTGCTCGCGTTTTAAGGGTGGTAACCTTCCACATTGCTGTAGGAAGGATCCAATAATTGTTGATCTCCTTCCTGGAACACCTTACAATCAGCAAATTGCCAATTGCTGCAAAGGAGGGGTGATTAACTCCTGGGTTCAAGATCCAGCCAATGCTGCAAGTTCATTCCAGGTCAGTGTTGGCTCATCAGGAACCACCAACAAGACCGTCCGTGTGCCCAAAAACTTCACCCTAAAGGCTCCAGGACCAGGGTACACATGCGGGATAGGAAAAATTGTAAAGCCTACTAAATTTGTTACGCAAGATGGAAGGAGAACAACCCAAGCTTTGA TGACATGGAACGTGACATGTACATACTCTCAGTTTCTTGCTCAGAAGACTCCTACTTGCTGTGTGTCGCTCTCATCTTTCTACAATGACACAATCGTTAACTGTCCCACATGTACATGTGGCTGCCAGAATAATGCAACTCAACCAGGGAGCTGTGTAGA TCCTGATTCCCCTTATTTAGCCTCTGCAGTAAATGCCGTTGACAAAAACAGCTACACACCTTTGGTGCAGTGCACCTCACATATGTGCCCAATAAGAGTTCATTGGCATGTCAAACTTAACTACAAGGACTACTGGCGAGTGAAGATTGCAATAACAAATTTCAACTATCGGATGAACTATACACAGTGGAATCTTGTTATCCAGCATCCTAACTTTGACAATATCACTACAATTTTTAGCTACAATTATAAATCACTGACGCCATATGGAGGCATAA ATGATACTGCTATGCTTTGGGGTGTAAAATTCTACAATGACTTCCTCATGCAAGCTGGACCTTATGGAAATGTACAATCAGAACTTCTATTCAGAAAGGATCCAACAACATTTACCTTCCATCAAGGCTGGGCTTTCCCCCGTCGAATCTACTTCAATGGCGACAACTGTGTCATGCCGTCTCCAGATTCATATCCGTGGTTACCTAACACAGCCACACAATTGAAGAGCACATTGTTGATATCCCTTTTTGCTGCTTTGACTTGGTTGCTAATCAATGCCTAG